The following DNA comes from Myxococcales bacterium.
CGTCCTGGGTCAGACCGCTGGTGGCGGTGACCTGGATCGACTGAGCCTGGCCGGTCTCGAGATCCTTCGCGTGCACACTGACGATGCCGTCCGTGTTGATCTCGAACGTGACCTCGATCTCGACGTGCCCCTTGGGCGCGCGGCGGAGTCCGGTGAGGATGAACTCGCCGAGCAATTCGTTCTCGTCGGCCTTCTTGCTCTCGCCCTGCATGACGAGGATCTTCACCGCGGTCTGATCGTCGCGGCTGGTGGTGAACACCTTCGTCCGGCTGGTCGGGACCGTGGTGTTCTGGGGGATCAGCTCCTCGAAATAGCTGCCAAACGTCATGATGCCGAGCGCGTGCGGCGTGACGTCCAGCAGGATCATCTCGTGTTTCTCTTCGACCAGGGCAGCGCCCTGGATCGCCGCGCCGAGGGCCACGACCTCGTCCGGGTGCACGGTCTTGCTCGGCTCCCGGTTGAAGAAGTCGGCCACGGACTTCTGGATCGTGGGCATGCGGGTCATGCCGCCGACCAAGATCACGTCTTCGACCTCGTCGACGCCCAGCTTGGCGTCGTCGAGGGCCTGTTTGCAGATGTCGACGGTGCGCTCGACCAGGTCCTCGGTGAGCTGTTCCAAGGTCTGGCGGGTCAGCGTGCGCTGCAGATGAAGCGCCTCGTTGCGGCCGGTCGAGATGATGAACGGGAGGTTGATCTCCGTCTCTTTCACGCTCGAGAGCTCACACTTGGCCTTCTCCGCCGCGTCCCTCAGCCGTTGGAGGGCCATGCGGTCCTGGCGGAGATCGATCTCGTGCTCCTCTTTGAAGCTCTCCACCAGCCAGTCGATGATCCTGGCGTCGAAGTCCTCGCCGCCCAGGAACGTGTCACCGGTCGTGCTGATGACCTTGAACACGCCGTGGGCCCCGATCTCGAGGATGCTGATGTCGAAGGTGCCGCCG
Coding sequences within:
- the dnaK gene encoding molecular chaperone DnaK, which produces MAEKVIGIDLGTTNSCVAVMEGEAPVVIPNRGGYKTTPSIVAVTEAGKRLVGHIAKRQAITNAENTVYAAKRLIGRKWNSPQVKNALMTSSYSIVEGPHGDVRIKLRDKTYSVPEISSMILQEMRVIAEDYLGHPVSKAVVTVPAYFNDNQRQATKDAGAIAGLDVIRIINEPTAASLSYGFGKDLDRTVAVYDLGGGTFDISILEIGAHGVFKVISTTGDTFLGGEDFDARIIDWLVESFKEEHEIDLRQDRMALQRLRDAAEKAKCELSSVKETEINLPFIISTGRNEALHLQRTLTRQTLEQLTEDLVERTVDICKQALDDAKLGVDEVEDVILVGGMTRMPTIQKSVADFFNREPSKTVHPDEVVALGAAIQGAALVEEKHEMILLDVTPHALGIMTFGSYFEELIPQNTTVPTSRTKVFTTSRDDQTAVKILVMQGESKKADENELLGEFILTGLRRAPKGHVEIEVTFEINTDGIVSVHAKDLETGQAQSIQVTATSGLTQDEIKSMMENAKDYMVERRHDEAFEGLKQQAESLVAEVERLFPDVERVVGGADFGRDAMSKAKRIVEATRACIEKGDSDGLKEQIEQLQRTERMFKGVVARS